A stretch of Aureispira sp. CCB-E DNA encodes these proteins:
- a CDS encoding DUF695 domain-containing protein, protein MKMPENWDFYFEEDEDGPMSIFVNIGLHQIAPIKKYLNLLCISIRYTSKENGFPTSDDLDRLSILEEEIIPTLWKKFKAIQVGHITSKGTRDFFIYFKEKVQIDNILSGPFRSFPSSTYHFSEDKNWDLFLMVLMPSEEQYQLMQNRRVLRNMEKHGDTLQKLREVSHWAYFEKQEDQCSFEKAVKKDNFKVLRKRFNKEDKLRYEIVFSRLDKVDYDEVNIYTTSLYKLAKDFNGYYDGWECKSFTE, encoded by the coding sequence ATGAAAATGCCTGAAAATTGGGACTTTTACTTTGAAGAAGATGAAGATGGTCCGATGTCCATTTTTGTAAACATTGGATTGCATCAAATAGCTCCTATAAAAAAATATTTAAACCTTTTGTGCATTTCAATAAGGTATACATCAAAAGAGAATGGTTTTCCTACAAGCGATGATCTTGACAGGCTAAGTATTTTGGAAGAGGAAATTATTCCTACATTATGGAAAAAATTTAAGGCAATCCAAGTGGGACATATTACGTCAAAAGGAACAAGAGATTTTTTCATTTATTTCAAGGAAAAAGTCCAGATAGACAATATACTTTCAGGACCTTTTCGAAGTTTCCCATCAAGCACTTATCATTTTAGTGAAGATAAAAATTGGGATTTATTTTTAATGGTATTAATGCCATCTGAAGAACAATATCAATTGATGCAAAACAGGAGAGTTTTGCGCAATATGGAAAAGCATGGCGATACTCTTCAGAAATTAAGAGAAGTAAGTCATTGGGCGTATTTTGAAAAGCAAGAAGATCAATGTTCTTTTGAGAAAGCTGTTAAGAAAGATAACTTTAAAGTGCTTAGAAAGAGATTCAATAAAGAGGATAAATTAAGATATGAAATAGTTTTTTCAAGGCTTGATAAAGTTGACTATGATGAAGTTAATATTTATACCACTAGTTTATATAAATTAGCTAAAGATTTTAATGGGTATTATGATGGATGGGAATGTAAATCATTTACTGAATAA
- a CDS encoding DUF547 domain-containing protein, which yields MKKLWIGFLLLVVLITACDKNIVNNEPQSHASFDALLTKYVDTNGNVDYVGFKNEEAKLLAYIDWLKSNGPETTWSDNKQMAYWINLYNAYTIYTILVEHPVNSILDIDGGMVWTTRQIMVGSQAYTLDQIEKNKLLAAFGEPKVHFAVNCAAASCPPLLNKAWTESNIQQYYTSQTKAFINNPTYNTITTDTIEISKIFDWYATDFGGSSQLVNYIQQYSDHTISNNAVVKFKSYNWDLNAQ from the coding sequence ATGAAAAAACTATGGATTGGTTTCTTGTTGTTGGTTGTGTTAATAACCGCTTGTGATAAAAATATCGTAAATAATGAGCCTCAGAGTCACGCTTCATTTGATGCTCTTCTAACAAAATATGTAGATACAAATGGAAATGTTGACTACGTGGGGTTTAAAAATGAAGAAGCAAAACTGTTGGCATATATTGACTGGTTAAAATCCAATGGTCCAGAAACGACTTGGTCGGATAACAAACAGATGGCTTATTGGATCAATTTATACAATGCTTATACGATATATACTATTTTGGTAGAACATCCTGTGAATAGTATTTTAGATATTGATGGTGGTATGGTATGGACTACGCGTCAAATAATGGTTGGAAGCCAAGCATATACATTGGATCAAATCGAAAAAAATAAATTATTGGCTGCATTTGGAGAGCCCAAAGTGCATTTTGCAGTTAATTGCGCTGCTGCTTCGTGTCCTCCTTTATTGAACAAGGCATGGACAGAATCCAATATTCAACAATATTATACCAGTCAAACCAAAGCTTTTATTAATAATCCTACTTATAACACCATAACAACTGATACCATAGAAATTTCGAAAATTTTTGATTGGTATGCCACCGATTTTGGTGGCAGCAGCCAACTTGTAAATTACATTCAACAATATTCAGATCATACAATTTCTAATAATGCTGTTGTGAAATTTAAGTCTTACAATTGGGATTTAAATGCTCAATAG
- the pepT gene encoding peptidase T — translation MKEQILDRFLRYVKVDTQSEFGVEKIPSTDKQFILANQIVEELKAIGLSDVEIDDHCYIMATLPANTDKKIPTVGFVAHIDTSPDFTATGCAPIVWNNYDGGDLVLNEKEDLVLRTSEFPEMLQFKGQTLITTDGMTLLGADDKAGVTEIVSAMEYLINHPEIKHGKIRICFTPDEEVGRGADLFDVEKFGAEWAYTMDGSLPGEIEYENFNAAYAAIDIQGKIVHPGAAKDKMVNSMYIAAELIQALPAEEVPEKTEGYEGFFHLLSVNGDVDKTELRYIIRDHDKEKFEAKKALMQQTVDALNQKYDHRLSLSLSDQYYNMAEKVRPVMHIVDLAREAISNLGMQPITRPIRGGTDGSRLSFMGLPCPNIFAGGLNFHSRYEYVPLESIVAATETIIEIAKLMESRDW, via the coding sequence ATGAAAGAGCAGATTTTAGATCGTTTTCTCCGTTATGTCAAAGTAGATACTCAGTCTGAGTTTGGAGTAGAAAAAATTCCTAGTACAGATAAACAATTCATCTTAGCCAATCAAATTGTAGAAGAATTAAAAGCCATAGGTTTGAGTGATGTTGAAATTGATGACCATTGTTACATTATGGCTACGCTTCCTGCCAATACCGACAAGAAAATACCTACAGTTGGTTTTGTTGCCCATATTGACACATCTCCAGATTTCACAGCAACAGGTTGCGCTCCAATTGTTTGGAACAATTACGATGGTGGAGACTTGGTATTAAACGAAAAAGAAGATCTTGTTCTTAGAACTTCTGAATTCCCTGAAATGCTCCAATTTAAAGGTCAAACTTTGATTACGACTGACGGCATGACACTTTTAGGAGCAGACGACAAAGCTGGTGTAACAGAAATTGTTTCTGCTATGGAATACCTTATTAACCACCCTGAAATTAAACACGGGAAAATCCGTATCTGTTTTACTCCTGACGAAGAAGTAGGTCGTGGAGCAGATTTATTTGATGTGGAAAAATTTGGTGCAGAATGGGCGTACACAATGGATGGCTCGCTTCCTGGTGAGATTGAATACGAAAATTTTAATGCGGCTTACGCGGCCATTGATATACAGGGAAAAATTGTTCATCCTGGTGCCGCAAAAGACAAGATGGTCAACTCAATGTATATTGCAGCCGAACTTATTCAAGCTTTGCCCGCAGAGGAGGTGCCCGAAAAAACAGAAGGTTATGAAGGTTTCTTCCACCTGCTTTCTGTCAATGGAGATGTAGACAAAACAGAACTCCGTTATATCATTAGAGATCATGACAAAGAAAAATTTGAAGCAAAAAAAGCATTGATGCAACAAACAGTAGATGCTTTAAATCAAAAATATGACCATCGTCTTTCTTTGAGTTTGAGTGACCAATATTATAATATGGCAGAAAAAGTTCGTCCTGTTATGCATATTGTCGACTTAGCAAGAGAAGCCATTAGCAACTTAGGAATGCAACCCATTACTCGTCCTATTCGAGGAGGAACAGATGGTTCCAGATTGTCATTTATGGGCTTGCCTTGTCCTAATATTTTTGCTGGCGGTCTAAACTTCCACAGTCGTTATGAATATGTTCCTTTAGAATCTATTGTAGCCGCTACAGAGACAATTATTGAAATTGCTAAATTAATGGAAAGCCGAGATTGGTAA
- a CDS encoding alpha/beta fold hydrolase: MEIETKDGVILSNYLALPDQDSVKGTIIMLHGIGGCKEDYLGIAKRLTESGYNCMIYDARAHGQSGGKYCTFGYHEKEDVQAVVAAILNYDPNTSIGIWASSMGAAVALQALAIEPRIQFGVIESTFTDLSEIVYQYQKRYCYGIGLRFASNRALTLAGRIANFDPYQIQPILACKKIKQPILMNHGDADKHIHIRYGKQLFEALASTDKTFYTVKGGAHTDLYTAGGAAYYNHTLDFIAAHF, encoded by the coding sequence TTGGAGATAGAGACAAAGGATGGTGTTATTTTGTCCAATTATTTGGCATTGCCAGACCAAGATTCTGTAAAAGGAACAATCATTATGCTGCATGGTATAGGAGGTTGTAAAGAAGATTATTTAGGGATAGCGAAGCGTTTGACCGAATCAGGATACAACTGTATGATTTATGATGCCAGAGCACATGGACAAAGTGGGGGAAAATATTGTACATTTGGGTATCATGAAAAAGAAGATGTTCAAGCTGTCGTTGCTGCAATTTTAAATTATGACCCCAATACGTCTATTGGAATTTGGGCGAGTTCTATGGGAGCGGCGGTTGCATTGCAGGCATTGGCTATAGAACCAAGAATTCAATTTGGCGTGATTGAAAGTACATTCACAGATTTATCAGAGATCGTTTATCAGTACCAAAAACGATACTGTTATGGGATTGGTTTACGTTTTGCTTCTAATCGAGCTTTAACGCTTGCTGGGCGGATTGCCAATTTTGATCCGTACCAAATTCAACCCATACTAGCTTGTAAAAAAATAAAACAACCTATTTTGATGAATCATGGCGATGCCGATAAGCATATTCATATTCGATATGGCAAGCAGTTGTTTGAAGCTTTGGCAAGTACTGACAAGACTTTTTATACTGTGAAAGGAGGAGCACACACAGATTTATACACGGCAGGAGGAGCCGCTTATTACAACCATACGTTAGATTTTATAGCAGCACATTTTTAG